The proteins below come from a single Fastidiosipila sanguinis genomic window:
- a CDS encoding aminopeptidase: MFDKIEKPETMSVEDLHQLFKSQDVNDDASNENLSEGKRLEKELSNEYPYLYDVYNASTLQNAFSFGEDYKNYLDEAKTEREAVKFGINLLSNLGFVDVASKERLVPGDKVYFNIHGKGLMAAVIGEESVRDGFNILGSHIDSPRFDLKPNPLFENNGMAYFKTHYYGGVKKYQWTTMPLALHGVVQRKDGTQVHFSIGEDENDPVFMFTDLLIHLSKDQLSKPASKVVEGEEFNVLVGGRPIPHKDVSSRFKLAVLQILNERYGIVERDLVSAELQIVPANKARDLGLDRSFVTGYGQDDSACSFPALRAIAAQNKVKRTAVAMLTDKEEIGSYGNTGAQSQIYENFFIELFVKTEGEYDELAFVKALENSFMISSDVSAAYDPTFSYAFESANAPHMGKGVAFSKYTGSGGKSGSNDANSEYYTKILHILDENNIPWQTGELGKVDQGGGGTIAHLQSKRGIQVIDCGVPVLSMHAPFEISHKLDMYNCYQVYVTFLQNME, from the coding sequence ATGTTTGATAAAATTGAAAAACCTGAAACAATGAGTGTAGAAGACTTACATCAATTATTTAAATCACAAGATGTTAATGATGATGCAAGTAATGAAAATCTAAGTGAAGGTAAGAGATTAGAAAAAGAGTTAAGTAATGAATATCCTTATCTTTATGATGTTTATAATGCATCAACCTTACAAAATGCATTCAGTTTCGGTGAAGACTACAAGAATTATTTAGATGAAGCCAAAACTGAACGTGAAGCAGTTAAATTTGGTATTAACTTATTAAGCAACTTAGGATTTGTAGATGTTGCGAGTAAAGAAAGATTAGTGCCAGGTGACAAAGTTTACTTTAACATTCATGGTAAAGGTTTGATGGCTGCTGTTATTGGTGAAGAGTCAGTTAGAGATGGTTTTAATATCTTGGGTTCACATATAGATTCCCCAAGATTTGACTTAAAGCCAAATCCTCTTTTCGAAAATAACGGTATGGCTTACTTTAAAACCCACTATTATGGTGGTGTTAAGAAATATCAATGGACAACAATGCCATTAGCTTTACACGGTGTAGTTCAAAGAAAAGATGGTACTCAAGTTCATTTTTCTATAGGTGAAGATGAGAACGATCCAGTCTTTATGTTTACTGATTTATTAATCCATTTGAGTAAAGATCAGCTCTCTAAACCTGCTTCAAAAGTTGTAGAAGGTGAAGAGTTTAATGTTCTTGTTGGTGGTAGACCTATCCCTCATAAAGATGTAAGTAGTCGTTTCAAATTAGCAGTATTGCAAATTCTTAACGAAAGATATGGAATTGTAGAGAGAGATTTAGTTTCAGCAGAATTACAAATTGTTCCAGCTAATAAAGCTCGTGACTTAGGTTTAGATAGAAGCTTCGTAACAGGTTATGGTCAAGATGACAGTGCTTGTTCATTCCCAGCTTTAAGAGCTATTGCAGCCCAAAACAAAGTTAAGAGAACAGCTGTAGCAATGCTAACTGATAAAGAAGAAATTGGTAGCTATGGCAATACTGGTGCTCAATCTCAGATTTACGAAAACTTCTTTATAGAATTATTTGTAAAAACCGAAGGTGAATATGATGAATTAGCATTCGTTAAAGCATTAGAAAACTCATTCATGATCTCTTCTGATGTTTCTGCAGCATATGACCCAACCTTTAGCTATGCATTCGAAAGTGCAAATGCACCACACATGGGTAAAGGTGTAGCCTTCAGTAAGTATACTGGTAGCGGTGGTAAATCTGGTTCAAATGATGCGAACTCCGAATACTACACTAAGATATTACACATATTAGATGAAAATAACATTCCATGGCAAACAGGAGAACTTGGTAAAGTAGATCAAGGTGGTGGCGGTACAATCGCTCATCTACAATCTAAACGTGGTATCCAAGTAATTGACTGCGGTGTTCCAGTATTAAGTATGCACGCTCCATTCGAAATTTCACATAAATTAGATATGTATAATTGCTATCAAGTATATGTTACTTTCTTACAAAACATGGAGTAG
- a CDS encoding glycoside hydrolase family 30 beta sandwich domain-containing protein: MESGATVLGSSSYSKDLEQLALMNPNGEIILIVLNQADNDHDIVVRVKGNENFSTIIECNSITTFVIK; the protein is encoded by the coding sequence ATTGAAAGTGGAGCTACAGTATTAGGTAGTTCATCATACTCAAAAGATTTAGAACAGTTAGCTTTAATGAACCCAAATGGAGAGATAATACTAATAGTTCTTAATCAAGCTGATAATGATCATGATATCGTAGTCAGAGTTAAAGGCAATGAAAACTTCAGTACAATAATTGAATGCAATTCAATCACTACATTTGTGATTAAGTAA
- a CDS encoding glycoside hydrolase family 5 protein, giving the protein MYKGVNLGGWLIQESWMTPVPGKDREWANLDTIKALEKKFTKEQVQELFDTYQDNWITEFDFKTISEAGCNLVRIPFWYRNFMDNEYGNWITEDHNDNPGFKRLDWAIEMAEKYNLSVVLDLHGAPGGQSMDHSSGTLKENRLYTDEKCQQAMEDLWIAIAERYKDKDAVVLYDIMNEPQNNSGYEGENSYDPWEPKSWELSNKIYDRMYHAIRKIDKDTKISMEAIWQISNLPDPKTLGWENVVYQMHLYDDDQRFLENAISLKNACEKYNVDPYIGEFSNLNGIKIANDLGISWTTWTYKGTNKNLDNFFWYFSYEPESIDLEKDSFEEMKEKWGEILQTEKSFNLQNGTFNIISKGLKD; this is encoded by the coding sequence ATGTATAAAGGTGTTAATTTAGGAGGATGGTTAATCCAAGAAAGTTGGATGACTCCGGTCCCAGGAAAAGATAGAGAATGGGCAAACTTAGACACCATTAAAGCCCTTGAGAAGAAATTCACAAAAGAACAAGTTCAAGAACTTTTTGATACTTATCAAGATAATTGGATAACTGAATTTGATTTCAAAACCATATCTGAAGCAGGTTGTAATTTAGTTAGAATACCTTTTTGGTATAGGAACTTCATGGATAATGAATATGGTAATTGGATAACAGAGGACCATAATGATAATCCGGGTTTTAAAAGGTTAGATTGGGCAATAGAAATGGCAGAAAAATATAATCTTTCTGTTGTTTTAGATTTGCATGGCGCTCCAGGTGGCCAAAGTATGGACCATAGTTCGGGTACCTTGAAAGAAAATAGATTATATACTGACGAGAAATGCCAGCAAGCAATGGAAGACCTGTGGATTGCTATTGCAGAAAGGTATAAAGACAAAGACGCAGTAGTTCTATACGATATTATGAATGAACCTCAAAATAATTCAGGTTATGAAGGTGAGAATAGTTATGACCCTTGGGAGCCTAAATCTTGGGAGTTAAGCAATAAGATATATGACAGAATGTATCATGCAATTCGTAAGATCGATAAGGACACTAAAATATCAATGGAAGCAATTTGGCAGATATCAAATTTACCAGATCCGAAAACTTTAGGATGGGAAAATGTAGTTTACCAAATGCATCTGTATGATGATGATCAGCGATTCTTAGAAAATGCAATTAGTTTAAAAAATGCATGTGAAAAATATAATGTTGATCCGTACATTGGAGAATTCTCTAATCTGAATGGAATAAAAATTGCTAATGATTTAGGTATTAGTTGGACAACTTGGACTTATAAAGGTACAAACAAGAACTTAGATAATTTCTTCTGGTATTTTAGCTATGAACCTGAAAGCATAGATTTAGAAAAAGATTCCTTTGAAGAAATGAAAGAGAAGTGGGGAGAGATTCTTCAAACTGAAAAGAGTTTCAACTTACAGAATGGAACATTTAACATAATTTCTAAAGGATTAAAAGATTAA
- a CDS encoding extracellular solute-binding protein has product MKKTTTKVLSFILGATLLLTSCGGGNKDGGNSEVKDNGEKARYELDANTPAYKLDKKEMTELDWYVNADWWNTDWGNDVVTKKIQEELNVKINFRVGDNTTLNTMFAGEDMPDLITIFDSTSDLARDANKWALPLQDLADKYDPYFHKVASEETLSWLQLNDGKTYGYPDYSNTTEDYERGMLFATTAFVVRKDVYEAIGKPDMTTPEGFMAALEKIKAEFPELLTLGFTALSADNVASLGAPLQNLLGVPVVDENNKYVNRNLDEDYLKWIKVLNDAHTQGYINDDSFTDSGTNFEEKIASGQYAAVICDGTPQVSGFFTTWMHENPEGMYIAVDGPKSTVGRDVTLSQSGITGWMQSYITKNCKDPAKAIQIFTYLLSEEGQILTTYGIEGETYKINEEGKYELLPEVSKMRDENNDRFKKEYRLAEFIFFGHDRYKALSDDAYPESIKQMQEWGQGKLKPQFIVENISPEPGTPEARNLSNIRAEWATSLVSMIRSKSDDEFNKILEAYKQTLEDNDFESIEAKFNENIERNAKKLGEGK; this is encoded by the coding sequence ATGAAAAAAACAACAACTAAAGTACTTAGTTTTATATTAGGTGCTACCTTATTACTAACATCTTGTGGAGGAGGAAATAAAGATGGTGGTAATAGTGAGGTTAAGGATAATGGTGAAAAGGCGAGATATGAGCTAGATGCAAATACTCCTGCCTATAAACTAGATAAGAAAGAAATGACTGAATTAGACTGGTATGTAAACGCTGACTGGTGGAATACAGACTGGGGTAATGACGTTGTTACAAAGAAAATCCAAGAAGAGTTGAATGTAAAAATCAACTTTAGAGTTGGTGATAATACAACATTAAATACAATGTTTGCTGGTGAAGATATGCCAGATCTTATAACTATTTTTGATTCAACATCAGACTTAGCTAGAGATGCTAATAAATGGGCTTTGCCACTTCAAGATTTAGCAGATAAATATGATCCATACTTCCATAAAGTAGCTTCAGAAGAAACTTTATCATGGTTACAACTAAATGATGGTAAAACATATGGTTACCCAGACTATTCAAATACTACTGAAGACTATGAAAGAGGAATGTTATTTGCAACTACTGCATTTGTCGTAAGAAAAGATGTTTACGAAGCTATTGGTAAACCTGACATGACAACTCCTGAAGGATTCATGGCAGCTTTAGAAAAAATTAAAGCAGAATTCCCAGAATTATTAACTTTAGGATTTACAGCTTTAAGCGCTGATAACGTAGCTTCTTTAGGTGCTCCTCTACAAAACTTGCTAGGAGTTCCAGTAGTAGATGAAAATAATAAATATGTTAATAGAAACTTAGATGAAGATTATTTGAAATGGATTAAAGTTTTAAATGATGCACATACTCAAGGTTATATTAATGATGACAGTTTCACAGATTCAGGTACAAACTTTGAAGAAAAAATTGCTTCAGGTCAATATGCAGCTGTAATTTGTGATGGTACTCCTCAAGTTTCAGGATTCTTTACAACTTGGATGCATGAGAACCCAGAAGGCATGTATATTGCTGTAGATGGTCCAAAGAGTACTGTTGGTAGAGATGTAACTTTAAGTCAATCAGGTATTACAGGTTGGATGCAATCATACATAACCAAGAACTGTAAAGACCCTGCAAAAGCTATTCAAATATTCACATATCTATTAAGTGAAGAAGGTCAAATCTTGACAACTTACGGTATAGAAGGTGAGACATACAAGATTAATGAAGAAGGCAAATATGAATTATTACCTGAAGTAAGCAAAATGCGTGATGAAAATAATGATAGATTCAAGAAAGAATATAGATTAGCTGAATTTATCTTCTTCGGTCACGATAGATATAAAGCTTTGAGTGATGACGCATATCCAGAGTCAATTAAACAAATGCAAGAATGGGGACAAGGTAAATTAAAACCACAATTTATTGTTGAGAATATTTCACCAGAGCCAGGAACACCAGAAGCTCGTAATTTATCAAATATTAGAGCAGAGTGGGCAACCTCATTAGTTTCTATGATTAGATCAAAATCAGATGATGAATTTAATAAGATATTAGAAGCATATAAACAAACATTAGAAGACAATGACTTTGAAAGTATTGAAGCTAAATTCAATGAAAATATTGAAAGAAATGCTAAGAAGTTAGGAGAGGGAAAGTAG